From Solidesulfovibrio carbinoliphilus subsp. oakridgensis, the proteins below share one genomic window:
- a CDS encoding DUF6573 family protein produces MSDESWPIIFSYTRAQAIEDGVLIDVTTEAKECGFKLPVAIGDNLFQQYVIPPSGLGGEGQSMEGRLHDLLALSMVAARKGLSQDRVEFDVLFLMKPGQRATVRCVICRRPPQ; encoded by the coding sequence ATGAGCGATGAATCTTGGCCCATCATATTCAGCTATACTCGCGCCCAAGCCATTGAGGACGGCGTCCTGATCGACGTCACCACCGAAGCGAAAGAGTGTGGATTTAAGCTGCCTGTCGCAATTGGCGACAATTTGTTTCAGCAGTACGTCATTCCGCCCAGTGGACTCGGGGGAGAGGGACAGTCAATGGAAGGCAGGCTCCATGACCTCCTGGCGCTGTCCATGGTCGCTGCCAGGAAAGGCTTGTCTCAGGATCGCGTTGAGTTCGACGTGCTTTTTCTCATGAAGCCTGGACAGCGGGCAACCGTCCGATGCGTCATTTGTCGGCGACCGCCCCAATGA
- the istB gene encoding IS21-like element helper ATPase IstB produces the protein MNPMPALEPALKQLRLSGILDSMEVRNKQAIEDGLSHVEFLAMLIQDEVARREQKKFSLRVRRAGFRSEKTLESFDFSYNPSVNKALILDLATCRFLEEKAPVLIVGPCGTGKSHTAQALGHAAARNGYEVLFTPIGKLLGMLQAAKATNTYDRKLSTLAKTDLLIIDDFGLKPFKSSEDEDFHDLIAERYERCATVITSNLDFAEWGEAFNNKLLGAATLDRIRHGAYKVILEGRSYRSSREEAALKNLIAGAEENT, from the coding sequence ATGAACCCTATGCCAGCGCTCGAACCCGCGCTCAAGCAACTCCGTCTCTCCGGCATCCTGGATTCCATGGAGGTCCGCAACAAACAAGCCATCGAGGACGGCCTGTCACACGTGGAGTTCCTGGCCATGCTGATCCAGGACGAGGTGGCCCGCCGGGAACAGAAGAAGTTCTCACTGCGTGTCCGCCGTGCCGGTTTTCGCAGCGAAAAGACCTTGGAAAGCTTCGACTTCAGCTACAATCCGTCCGTCAATAAGGCGCTGATCCTGGACTTGGCCACCTGCCGCTTTCTGGAGGAAAAGGCCCCGGTGCTCATCGTCGGTCCCTGCGGCACTGGCAAGAGCCATACCGCCCAGGCCCTTGGCCATGCCGCCGCCAGAAACGGCTACGAGGTGCTCTTTACGCCTATCGGCAAGCTCCTGGGGATGCTCCAAGCGGCTAAGGCGACCAACACCTATGACAGAAAATTGTCCACCCTGGCCAAGACGGACCTGCTCATCATCGACGACTTCGGTTTGAAACCCTTTAAATCCTCTGAGGATGAGGATTTTCACGACCTGATCGCCGAGCGCTATGAGCGCTGCGCAACGGTCATCACCAGCAACCTGGACTTCGCCGAATGGGGGGAGGCTTTCAACAATAAACTGCTGGGGGCGGCGACCTTGGACCGGATTAGGCATGGAGCCTACAAGGTCATTCTTGAAGGAAGGAGCTATCGAAGCTCCCGAGAGGAAGCGGCGCTCAAAAACCTCATTGCCGGTGCGGAGGAAAACACCTAA
- a CDS encoding restriction endonuclease subunit S has product MRYGLTEQTIQQINSVFEKHPVVKQAVLYGSRAKGNYKPGSDIDLSLFGEDISQREVNQILDELDALDLPYTIDMTVFRDITHAKFRDHIARVGVVFYQRGILGHSECTNEDRGQGSCASVEKCQNDPVDQCWNTKGIGEVADIFDGPHATPKTVDTGPIFLGIGALNDGMINLRETRHVTENDFKTWTRRVRPQAGDVVFSYETRLGQAAIIPDNIDCCLGRRMGLVRFKTNEVIPKFFLYQYISPSYRNFLDSKTIRGATVDRISIKEFPFFPIAIPSIEEQKRIVSILDDAFECIDTAIANTEKNIANARELFESYLDRVFAEKGDGWEEKNLEDILSFQPRNGWSPPASHHSDRGTPVLTLSSVTGFQFKKEALKYTSAQVNPKAHYWVENGDLLMTRSNTPELVGHVAVCDGVSANTIYPDLIMKMKVDKHIALTEFVYFQLRSSKLRNIIKDGATGANPTMKKVKKSTVQNLPLAMPALPVQQAIVDNLRNLNETSRLLVKKCVSKVKALTRLKQSLLQKAFSGELPMDFNPDALEH; this is encoded by the coding sequence ATGCGCTACGGGCTCACTGAGCAAACGATTCAGCAGATAAATTCCGTCTTTGAAAAGCATCCTGTTGTAAAGCAGGCAGTGCTGTATGGTTCGCGGGCAAAAGGTAACTATAAGCCCGGTTCGGATATCGACCTGAGCTTGTTTGGAGAGGACATCTCCCAGAGGGAGGTGAATCAGATTCTTGACGAGCTTGATGCGCTTGATCTGCCCTATACGATTGATATGACGGTATTTAGGGATATTACTCACGCCAAATTTCGCGACCACATTGCTCGTGTTGGTGTTGTCTTCTACCAGCGGGGAATCCTCGGTCACTCTGAATGTACCAATGAAGATCGTGGACAAGGATCATGTGCAAGTGTTGAAAAATGTCAAAACGATCCTGTTGATCAATGTTGGAACACCAAAGGTATTGGGGAAGTGGCCGATATTTTTGATGGCCCTCATGCTACTCCAAAAACTGTAGATACAGGACCTATTTTCCTTGGAATTGGAGCGCTAAACGATGGGATGATTAATCTTCGTGAGACTCGTCATGTCACGGAAAATGATTTCAAAACCTGGACACGCCGCGTAAGACCTCAGGCAGGTGATGTCGTTTTTTCTTACGAAACAAGGCTTGGTCAAGCCGCAATTATCCCTGACAATATTGATTGCTGCCTGGGGCGCAGAATGGGGCTTGTACGATTCAAGACTAATGAAGTTATTCCAAAATTCTTTCTTTATCAGTATATCTCTCCATCTTATAGAAACTTTCTTGATTCAAAGACAATTCGCGGCGCTACGGTGGACAGGATTTCAATAAAAGAATTTCCGTTTTTCCCTATTGCGATCCCATCGATTGAAGAGCAAAAACGCATCGTCTCTATCCTAGACGATGCCTTTGAGTGCATCGACACCGCCATTGCCAACACCGAGAAGAATATTGCGAATGCCAGGGAGTTGTTCGAGAGCTATTTGGATAGAGTCTTTGCGGAGAAAGGCGATGGGTGGGAGGAGAAAAATCTAGAGGATATACTCTCATTTCAGCCGCGAAATGGTTGGTCCCCACCTGCCAGCCATCATTCAGATCGTGGGACTCCAGTCCTTACTCTGTCTTCGGTGACAGGATTTCAATTTAAAAAAGAAGCGTTAAAGTATACTTCTGCCCAGGTAAACCCTAAGGCACATTATTGGGTAGAAAACGGCGACCTCCTTATGACAAGGAGCAATACACCTGAGCTTGTTGGACACGTTGCAGTCTGCGATGGAGTCAGCGCCAACACGATTTATCCTGATTTGATAATGAAAATGAAGGTAGATAAACATATCGCATTGACTGAATTTGTCTATTTTCAATTAAGATCGAGCAAGCTTCGCAACATAATAAAAGATGGCGCTACTGGGGCTAACCCAACGATGAAAAAAGTAAAGAAGTCGACAGTGCAGAATCTTCCTCTTGCCATGCCTGCTTTGCCAGTACAACAAGCCATAGTAGACAACCTTAGAAATCTAAATGAAACCTCACGGTTGCTTGTGAAAAAGTGTGTCTCAAAAGTTAAAGCCCTTACCAGACTCAAACAATCCCTCCTCCAAAAAGCCTTCTCTGGCGAACTCCCCATGGACTTCAACCCGGACGCCTTGGAGCACTGA
- a CDS encoding DUF6573 family protein produces MDEFNLIYSYSRAQAIEDGVLIDVTTQAKEAGFKFHTVVTDNLFHSYIQPPAGLEGEGQSSSGRLHDLFMVLRTAILGKSATDYLELDVLFLMAPGRHERVRTIAVVGPGDHGEPVMTIMLPGDD; encoded by the coding sequence ATGGACGAATTCAATCTGATCTATTCCTACAGCCGTGCCCAGGCCATTGAAGACGGCGTTTTAATCGACGTGACCACCCAGGCGAAGGAAGCCGGATTCAAATTCCACACCGTCGTTACCGACAACCTTTTCCATTCTTACATCCAACCGCCGGCTGGCCTGGAAGGCGAGGGGCAAAGCAGTTCCGGGCGGCTCCACGATCTCTTCATGGTCCTTCGAACGGCCATCCTCGGCAAATCCGCTACGGATTACCTCGAACTTGACGTCCTTTTCCTGATGGCACCCGGTCGCCACGAACGTGTTCGGACCATCGCCGTCGTCGGTCCTGGTGATCACGGTGAACCGGTCATGACCATCATGCTGCCGGGCGACGATTAA
- a CDS encoding N-6 DNA methylase, giving the protein MFEQTFKNIDDVLWKEAGCSSELDYTEQSSWMLFLRYLDDLEAERAMEAELLGKDYSYIIDEAHRWSKWAAPKKQDGSFDHDNALTGDDLIAYVNDVLFPYLRGFKQRASSPDTIEYKIGEIFGEIKSKFQSGYSLRDALELVDQLHFRSQKEKHELSHLYEAKIKNMGNAGRNGGEYYTPRPLIRAMVRVIKPKIGETIYDGACGSAGFLCEAFDYLRYGPDGKESENGNGSTLTVDQLRALQTSTFFGKEKKSLAYVIAIMNMILHGIEAPNIIHTNTLAENLADVQEKDRYDIILANPPFGGKERGEIQQNFPIKTGETAFLFLQHFIKYLKAGGRAAVVIKNTFLSNSDNASRALRQELLQSCNLFTILDCPGGTFLGAGVKTVVLFFQKGASTRKVWYYTLDPGRKMGKTTALNDDDLAEFVSLQATFADSEKSWIMDVKDIDRATFDLSVKNPNAPEEAPLRDPVEILDEIAALDAESAELLGSIRTLLGATQGG; this is encoded by the coding sequence ATGTTCGAGCAGACGTTTAAAAACATCGACGACGTGCTCTGGAAAGAAGCCGGGTGCTCGTCGGAGCTGGATTATACCGAGCAGTCCTCGTGGATGCTCTTCCTGAGATATCTTGATGACCTGGAAGCTGAACGTGCCATGGAAGCAGAGCTTCTTGGTAAAGACTACTCCTACATCATCGACGAGGCGCATCGCTGGTCCAAGTGGGCCGCCCCCAAGAAGCAGGATGGCAGCTTCGACCACGATAACGCCCTGACTGGCGACGACCTCATTGCCTATGTCAATGACGTGTTGTTCCCCTACCTCAGGGGATTCAAGCAGCGGGCCTCCTCGCCGGACACCATCGAATACAAGATCGGCGAGATTTTCGGTGAGATAAAAAGCAAGTTCCAGAGTGGCTACTCCTTGCGGGATGCCTTGGAACTGGTGGATCAGCTTCACTTTCGCTCCCAGAAGGAGAAGCACGAGCTTTCCCACCTGTACGAAGCCAAGATCAAGAACATGGGGAACGCCGGGAGAAACGGCGGCGAGTACTATACGCCCCGTCCTCTTATCCGGGCCATGGTCAGGGTCATCAAGCCCAAGATCGGTGAGACCATTTACGACGGAGCATGTGGGTCGGCGGGATTTTTGTGCGAAGCGTTTGACTACTTGCGCTATGGGCCGGACGGGAAAGAGAGTGAGAACGGGAATGGATCGACTTTAACGGTGGATCAGCTTCGTGCGCTCCAGACTTCCACCTTCTTCGGGAAGGAAAAGAAGAGCCTCGCTTACGTCATCGCCATCATGAATATGATCCTGCACGGGATCGAAGCCCCCAACATCATCCACACGAACACCCTGGCGGAAAATCTCGCCGATGTGCAGGAGAAGGACCGCTACGACATCATCCTGGCCAATCCGCCCTTTGGTGGCAAGGAGCGTGGGGAGATTCAGCAGAACTTCCCGATAAAGACCGGTGAGACCGCCTTTCTCTTTCTCCAGCATTTTATCAAGTACCTGAAGGCGGGCGGCAGAGCGGCGGTGGTCATCAAGAACACCTTTCTGTCCAATTCGGACAATGCTTCTCGAGCCTTACGTCAGGAATTGCTCCAAAGCTGCAACCTGTTCACCATCCTGGACTGTCCCGGCGGCACGTTCCTCGGGGCGGGAGTGAAGACGGTAGTGCTCTTCTTTCAGAAGGGAGCGTCGACGCGGAAGGTCTGGTATTACACGCTCGATCCCGGCAGAAAGATGGGCAAGACCACTGCCCTCAATGACGACGACTTGGCAGAGTTCGTGAGCTTGCAAGCGACCTTTGCGGATTCCGAGAAGTCCTGGATCATGGACGTGAAGGACATTGACAGGGCGACGTTTGACCTCTCGGTGAAGAACCCCAATGCTCCCGAGGAAGCTCCCCTGCGCGATCCCGTAGAAATTCTGGACGAGATTGCCGCGCTGGATGCGGAGAGCGCCGAATTGTTGGGTTCCATTCGTACGCTTCTCGGAGCGACGCAAGGAGGCTGA
- a CDS encoding tyrosine-type recombinase/integrase — protein MPTLVKKFNPPRWRAVVTVNGNRKEKQYPDGSEKSRRAAERWEEAQRKALKTPEPTVTDSPTLLNLSNSFLDFVKERQSRQTYVEKLAVMTRTIKRFGRDTEIADIQVADAMKFLSDQNRNRSGYAANKERKVLVTAWGWGKKYMPGFPDGPCPFQVVDRFPEQRQPRYVPPEDDFWAVDGVAEGQDRVMLLTFLFLAARRGEIFRLKWSDIDFAGNTVTLWTRKRAGGDLEADPVPMVGRLKQILLAWWEHRPIKSEFVFVNLDETPFCKQYLGLPFTNRQHLMERLCKKAGVREFGFHAIRHLTASIMYREGQPVAVIQAVLRHKSPQTTTKYLQSLGLKQTQEAMEAVMGNRGPGKVTPIKPAVEAQG, from the coding sequence ATGCCAACACTCGTGAAGAAATTCAACCCGCCCCGGTGGCGGGCAGTCGTGACCGTCAACGGAAATCGCAAGGAAAAACAGTACCCGGACGGGTCGGAAAAGAGCCGTCGTGCCGCCGAACGTTGGGAGGAGGCCCAACGGAAAGCACTCAAGACGCCGGAGCCGACCGTCACGGACTCGCCGACCTTGCTTAACTTGTCGAATTCATTCTTGGATTTTGTCAAGGAGCGGCAGAGTCGTCAGACCTACGTGGAGAAACTGGCCGTGATGACCCGGACCATCAAACGGTTTGGCCGAGACACCGAGATCGCGGACATCCAGGTGGCCGACGCCATGAAATTCCTGAGCGACCAAAACCGGAACCGCTCCGGCTACGCCGCCAACAAGGAACGCAAGGTGCTGGTCACGGCCTGGGGCTGGGGCAAGAAGTACATGCCCGGCTTCCCGGACGGCCCCTGTCCGTTCCAGGTCGTTGACCGTTTCCCGGAGCAGCGGCAGCCCAGATATGTGCCCCCGGAAGACGACTTCTGGGCGGTCGACGGGGTCGCTGAGGGACAGGATCGTGTCATGCTGCTGACGTTCTTATTCCTGGCCGCCCGGCGGGGTGAAATCTTCCGACTGAAGTGGTCGGACATCGACTTTGCCGGCAACACCGTGACGCTGTGGACACGAAAGCGCGCTGGCGGTGACCTGGAGGCCGACCCCGTTCCCATGGTTGGCCGGCTCAAGCAAATCCTCCTGGCTTGGTGGGAACACCGCCCGATCAAGTCAGAGTTCGTCTTCGTCAACCTCGACGAGACGCCGTTTTGCAAGCAGTACCTGGGCCTGCCCTTCACCAACCGGCAGCATCTCATGGAACGCCTCTGCAAAAAGGCCGGCGTCCGTGAGTTTGGCTTCCACGCGATCCGCCACCTGACCGCCAGCATCATGTACCGCGAGGGACAGCCGGTGGCCGTCATCCAGGCGGTGCTGCGCCACAAGTCGCCCCAGACGACGACCAAATACCTGCAAAGCCTTGGCCTTAAGCAGACTCAGGAGGCCATGGAGGCGGTCATGGGCAACCGTGGACCAGGAAAGGTGACGCCGATCAAGCCGGCCGTCGAAGCCCAAGGATGA
- a CDS encoding nucleotidyltransferase substrate binding protein produces MSDDIRWKQRFNNFLKALQTLTNAVKLAEERELSTLEAQGVIQSFEFTHELAWNVLKDYLEYQGVSDIIGSRGAVREAFKNGLLEDGETWMTMIKDRNLSSHTYDLERAQEIVERILDEHHPAFLKMAKKFNAFYEQSESE; encoded by the coding sequence ATGTCGGATGACATTCGGTGGAAACAGCGCTTCAACAACTTCCTGAAGGCGCTCCAGACACTGACCAACGCTGTCAAGCTGGCCGAGGAGCGGGAGCTTTCCACGTTGGAAGCGCAGGGAGTGATCCAGTCCTTCGAATTTACTCATGAACTGGCCTGGAATGTCTTGAAGGACTACCTCGAATATCAAGGGGTCAGCGATATCATCGGTTCAAGGGGCGCTGTCCGCGAGGCGTTTAAGAATGGTCTGCTTGAAGACGGCGAGACGTGGATGACGATGATCAAGGACAGGAACCTCTCGTCCCACACCTACGATCTGGAAAGAGCCCAGGAGATCGTCGAGAGAATCCTTGACGAGCACCACCCTGCTTTTCTGAAGATGGCCAAAAAATTCAATGCGTTCTACGAACAATCCGAGAGTGAATAA
- the istA gene encoding IS21 family transposase, giving the protein MYEYRHALVRMRLGESDRQITKTGLMGRRKLAHVRLTAESQGWLNPAASLPTDAALSSFFAGRATNQPSTSSIIPFQDDVRDWVKQGIAGCTIHQALIRKYGFTGAYSSVRRFIAKIKEVTPVATVMLDFAPGDAVQVDFGAGPEITDAFTGEVIKTHFFVMTLAWSRHQYAEIVRDQKIETWLGCHRRAFEFFGGVPARVIIDNPKCAITKACYHDPEVQRSYAAFAEGCDFLVSPCPPRDPQKKGRVESGVKYIKNNFMPLRDFRSLRDANEQLRDWVMGIAGNRIHGTTKEQPLALFAETEKHILRPLPDVPLELAVWAKVKLHGNCHVEFRRCYYSAPHRLVRQTLWLRATETTVQIFHDNELVAIHSRLSRPGSKATVQEHQPPEAQAYIMHDPQWCLAQAEKVGLACRECIDALFAHKVLDNLRAAQGTLQLKKKYGAKRLEAACRRAMDHHDPRYNTVKRILEKGLDVLPRPVFHEEVKEVYRGKSKYCRELRGILQ; this is encoded by the coding sequence ATGTACGAGTATCGTCATGCCCTTGTTCGGATGCGCCTTGGCGAGTCCGACAGGCAGATCACAAAGACCGGACTGATGGGGCGCAGAAAACTGGCCCACGTCCGTCTGACCGCCGAGTCGCAGGGCTGGCTCAATCCTGCGGCGTCCTTACCCACTGACGCGGCCTTGTCATCGTTCTTTGCAGGCCGGGCAACGAATCAGCCGTCCACATCCAGCATCATCCCCTTCCAAGACGACGTCCGGGACTGGGTCAAACAGGGCATCGCCGGCTGTACTATTCACCAAGCCCTGATTCGCAAGTACGGTTTCACGGGCGCGTATTCCAGCGTCAGGCGCTTCATCGCCAAGATAAAGGAAGTCACTCCGGTGGCTACTGTGATGCTGGATTTTGCTCCAGGCGATGCGGTGCAGGTGGATTTTGGTGCCGGCCCCGAGATTACTGACGCTTTTACGGGTGAAGTTATCAAGACGCATTTCTTCGTGATGACACTGGCTTGGAGCCGACATCAGTACGCGGAGATCGTGCGTGACCAAAAGATCGAGACTTGGCTTGGCTGTCACCGCCGGGCCTTCGAGTTTTTCGGCGGCGTCCCGGCCAGGGTCATCATCGACAATCCCAAATGCGCCATCACCAAGGCCTGCTACCACGATCCCGAGGTGCAGCGATCCTATGCCGCCTTCGCCGAGGGTTGCGACTTTCTGGTTTCACCTTGCCCACCACGCGATCCACAGAAAAAAGGCCGAGTGGAATCCGGCGTCAAGTATATCAAGAACAACTTCATGCCGTTACGTGACTTCCGCAGCCTGCGGGATGCCAATGAGCAGTTGCGAGACTGGGTCATGGGAATAGCTGGCAACCGCATCCATGGGACCACCAAGGAGCAACCCTTGGCGCTGTTTGCCGAGACGGAAAAGCACATTCTACGCCCTCTGCCGGACGTGCCGTTGGAGCTGGCCGTCTGGGCCAAGGTGAAGCTGCACGGCAACTGCCACGTTGAGTTCCGCCGCTGCTACTACTCCGCTCCGCACCGTCTGGTGCGTCAAACCCTGTGGCTGCGCGCCACGGAAACAACCGTCCAGATCTTCCACGACAACGAACTGGTCGCCATCCACTCTCGGCTGTCACGGCCGGGGAGCAAAGCCACTGTCCAGGAGCATCAGCCGCCTGAAGCCCAAGCCTACATCATGCACGATCCGCAATGGTGTCTGGCCCAGGCTGAGAAGGTCGGCCTGGCCTGTCGGGAATGCATCGACGCGCTGTTTGCCCACAAGGTCCTGGACAATCTCCGGGCCGCCCAAGGAACACTCCAGCTCAAGAAGAAGTATGGAGCTAAACGCCTGGAAGCCGCCTGCCGCCGCGCCATGGACCATCACGATCCCCGCTACAACACCGTCAAACGTATCCTGGAAAAAGGCCTGGATGTCCTGCCGCGTCCCGTTTTCCATGAGGAGGTGAAAGAGGTCTACAGAGGAAAGTCGAAATATTGCCGTGAATTGCGAGGAATACTACAATGA
- a CDS encoding DNA primase family protein: protein MEFFMNGQAGPLNEAVYGYYSLQIGDHPPDGWFVLWTKAQGIFPFHATDITGMAYKIGELQQQTDVYVGMALQKTKPEPGKRGTGANTAAICGVWIEIDCQEGVHKEKTENLPTKEQALGILKGLPVIPTVIMDSGGGYHAHWWLDAPLVFTTDDERQHGQDLVRRFQQAVAHVFHQQGFKVDTTSDLARVLRPPHTFNHKSGQPVMVTVDHYDASLRYRVDYLDACCPPATPPIPTSVLPMPTTPSAGPSGGQELVQYPPVELQPIIDGCAWLRHCRDDAATLPEPEWFAALSIVVRCVNGEQQAHALSSSYPGYSAVETDGKIRHAQAGGPRTCANIQGSLNAAAYCATCPHLSNGSSPITLGFLKTSIAQGAGFNMTDAGNMDIFAKANAADTRYVWVWQLWFLFDDVRWQEDKVGSIYQKAIATLRDLADQAKQLLPPKTAGYIIEHTLSSESRASLGNMLALAKSHPALAAVPEMFDADPWLLNLPNGTMDLKQQTFRSHAREDMLTKVAGVAYDPTSTCPLWLAFLVTIMAGNQALIGFLQRFAGYTLVGEVSEQSLILLYGTGANGKSVFLEILRFVLGEYAMQADFTTFTATKGQNVRNDIARLVGARFVTAVESEYGTPLAEAVIKQVTGGEPIVARFLFKEFFQFYPQFTLWLASNHKPIIKGGDHGIWRRIKLVPFAVTIPPEQQDSDLPSKLKAEAPGILNWMLEGSREWQRQGLNPPAEVMAAVSEYRGEMDLLAEFLDEKCVLGLGEKVKAKDLYKAYREFCEAEGEFVLGKKRFADLLLQRGFRKAKIGDMIWSGLGLKQSTAPAEPPFGPAGGWGSFR from the coding sequence ATGGAGTTTTTTATGAACGGTCAGGCAGGGCCTCTCAACGAGGCCGTTTACGGGTACTACTCGCTTCAAATTGGTGACCATCCGCCGGATGGCTGGTTCGTCCTCTGGACCAAGGCACAAGGCATTTTCCCGTTCCATGCCACGGACATCACCGGCATGGCCTATAAGATCGGCGAGTTGCAGCAGCAGACTGACGTCTACGTGGGCATGGCTCTCCAGAAGACGAAACCCGAACCTGGAAAGCGCGGTACCGGCGCAAACACGGCCGCCATCTGCGGGGTTTGGATAGAGATCGACTGCCAGGAAGGGGTCCACAAGGAAAAGACCGAGAATCTCCCGACGAAGGAACAGGCCCTCGGCATCCTGAAAGGGCTTCCCGTCATTCCCACGGTCATCATGGACAGCGGCGGCGGCTACCACGCGCATTGGTGGCTCGACGCACCCCTGGTTTTCACCACGGACGACGAACGACAGCATGGACAAGATTTGGTCCGGCGCTTCCAGCAGGCCGTGGCCCACGTTTTCCATCAGCAGGGCTTTAAGGTCGACACCACCTCGGACCTTGCCCGGGTCCTGCGCCCGCCCCATACCTTCAACCACAAGTCCGGTCAGCCTGTCATGGTGACGGTCGACCATTATGACGCCAGCTTGCGGTACCGCGTTGACTATCTCGACGCATGCTGCCCACCTGCCACACCACCAATCCCGACTTCGGTTCTGCCGATGCCCACAACTCCGTCTGCGGGGCCTTCTGGCGGCCAGGAACTTGTCCAGTATCCGCCGGTAGAGCTTCAGCCCATCATCGACGGGTGCGCGTGGCTTCGGCACTGTCGAGATGATGCCGCGACCCTGCCGGAACCGGAGTGGTTCGCCGCACTTTCCATTGTTGTCCGGTGCGTCAACGGAGAGCAACAGGCCCACGCATTGAGTTCGTCCTACCCCGGCTATTCGGCCGTCGAAACTGACGGGAAAATCCGTCATGCACAGGCTGGCGGTCCTCGGACATGCGCTAACATCCAGGGAAGCCTGAATGCCGCGGCCTACTGCGCCACCTGCCCCCACCTCTCGAATGGATCGAGTCCCATCACCTTGGGCTTCCTCAAGACCAGCATAGCGCAGGGAGCCGGGTTCAACATGACCGACGCCGGCAACATGGATATCTTCGCGAAAGCAAACGCTGCTGATACCCGGTATGTCTGGGTCTGGCAGCTCTGGTTTCTTTTTGACGACGTGCGCTGGCAGGAAGACAAGGTGGGTAGCATCTACCAGAAAGCGATTGCCACCCTGCGGGATTTGGCCGATCAGGCCAAGCAGCTCCTGCCACCCAAGACAGCTGGTTACATCATCGAACATACTCTGAGCAGCGAATCCCGTGCGAGCCTTGGAAACATGTTGGCTCTGGCCAAATCCCATCCCGCGTTGGCTGCCGTGCCGGAGATGTTCGATGCCGACCCCTGGCTGCTGAATTTGCCGAATGGGACCATGGACCTGAAGCAGCAGACATTTCGTTCGCATGCCCGGGAAGACATGCTGACCAAGGTGGCCGGTGTCGCGTACGATCCGACGTCGACCTGCCCTCTGTGGCTGGCATTTCTCGTCACGATCATGGCAGGGAATCAGGCCTTGATCGGCTTCCTCCAGCGCTTCGCCGGGTATACGCTGGTCGGTGAAGTCAGCGAGCAAAGTCTGATTCTGCTTTATGGAACAGGGGCGAACGGGAAAAGCGTCTTCCTCGAGATTTTGCGCTTTGTGCTTGGGGAATACGCCATGCAGGCGGACTTCACTACCTTCACGGCCACCAAGGGACAAAACGTTCGCAACGATATTGCCCGGCTGGTCGGCGCTCGTTTCGTGACGGCCGTGGAGTCCGAGTACGGGACACCACTTGCAGAAGCGGTCATCAAGCAGGTGACGGGCGGCGAGCCGATTGTGGCCCGCTTTCTGTTCAAGGAGTTCTTCCAGTTTTACCCGCAGTTCACGCTCTGGCTGGCCTCCAACCACAAGCCGATCATCAAAGGTGGTGACCACGGCATCTGGCGTCGCATCAAGCTCGTACCTTTCGCAGTGACGATCCCTCCCGAGCAGCAGGACTCTGACCTGCCCAGCAAGCTCAAGGCTGAAGCGCCCGGCATCTTAAACTGGATGTTGGAGGGCAGCCGCGAGTGGCAGCGCCAAGGGCTTAATCCGCCGGCCGAGGTCATGGCGGCCGTGTCCGAGTACAGGGGCGAAATGGACCTGCTCGCTGAATTCCTTGACGAGAAATGTGTCCTCGGCCTGGGCGAGAAGGTCAAGGCCAAGGACCTCTACAAGGCCTACCGCGAGTTTTGCGAGGCCGAAGGGGAGTTCGTCTTGGGCAAAAAACGCTTCGCAGACCTGCTGCTCCAGCGCGGTTTCCGCAAGGCCAAAATCGGCGACATGATCTGGTCTGGCCTCGGCCTGAAGCAGTCCACTGCGCCGGCCGAGCCTCCGTTTGGACCTGCGGGTGGATGGGGGTCTTTCCGCTAA
- a CDS encoding tyrosine-type recombinase/integrase: protein MKVQPITDLRHVRSIKRLLVDSPRDKLLFVMGVNSGLRVQDLLALHVSEMRGLKLGDRISIQEKKTGKPNVLIANKEILAVLEEYLAIAQPEDRHYLFKSRKTANSPLTTLSVTKKVKAWAAAINLKGNFGAHTLRKTWTYHQRREFGVSWEVLAKRLNHSSPSVTRRYLGIQDEEVEQVLMNTL from the coding sequence ATGAAGGTCCAGCCCATTACCGACTTGCGCCATGTGCGAAGCATCAAGAGACTTTTGGTCGACAGCCCGAGGGACAAGCTCCTGTTTGTCATGGGCGTCAACTCCGGCTTGCGGGTCCAGGACCTGCTGGCTCTCCATGTCTCTGAAATGCGCGGACTGAAGCTCGGTGACCGCATCTCCATCCAGGAGAAGAAGACCGGCAAGCCAAACGTGCTCATCGCAAACAAGGAGATTCTGGCAGTCCTGGAGGAGTACCTCGCCATCGCCCAGCCCGAGGACAGGCACTACCTGTTCAAAAGCCGCAAGACGGCGAACTCGCCCCTGACAACCCTGTCCGTCACCAAGAAGGTGAAGGCCTGGGCCGCCGCCATCAACCTCAAAGGAAACTTTGGAGCGCATACTCTGCGCAAGACCTGGACCTACCACCAGCGCCGTGAATTCGGCGTCTCCTGGGAGGTTCTGGCCAAGCGGCTGAACCATTCCAGCCCATCCGTCACCCGCCGATATCTCGGCATCCAGGACGAGGAGGTGGAGCAGGTGCTCATGAATACCTTGTAA